The DNA region CTCGCTCGCATCCACCGCGGGCATCACGTCGATCTGGTGCACGCCGGTCCGCGCGATCCCGCGCGCCAACTGGAGCTTGGCCCCGGGCGGGAAGGAGATGCCCGCCTGTTGCTCACCGTCGCGCAGCGTCTCGTCGAAGATCTTCAGGCGCCGGACTTCCATACCTCTCGTCGGGCCTTCCCGTGGCGAATTTTCCCTGCGAATTCAGGGCCCTGCAGAATACCCGGGAAGGGGCACGCAAGGCAAACAGCGTGTCATGGCAGGTGCGAGGGTCAGAGCGTCTCCCCCCGCCCGGTCCCCGATCCGACCGCAACGAATCCCGGCGCACCGCTGCCCATCCAACTCGATGTGGTCTCCCGTATCGTTTCCCGGCGCTCCGTCGTTCTATATCATCGAGTCCCGTGGACGAGGGCCAGAGGTGTTCTTGCTCAACACAACAGGAACGCGATGAACCTCTTCGGACTCCTCGTGCTGGCCTTCGTATCCTTCCTGATCGGATGTGGGCCGGAGCAGCGCGACGATGCGACGCCTGTCCAACCGGCTCGCCCCGCCGTCCCCGAGGCGAAGTGGCAGGAGATGCTCGACTCTGAGGCGCTGCTCGATGCCCTGGGACCGAGCTTCCGTTCCTTGGCGCGCTCCGTCGAGAACCTCCGCGTCCCGGATGCGCAGAGCGTCGGGCTCTTCGATCTGCTGGTCGAGACCGCGGACCTTCCAGCCGATTCCCTGCAGACGGGGACCCCGCGCTCCGAAACTCTTCCACGAGAAGTGCTCGAGGGCAAAGCCGGAGCTTTGACACCGCCCCGGGCTCCTTCGGACCTCGACCTGTTGAGACCCCTGCTCGACCGGGTCACCAGGTTCGAGCGCGTGGGTCTTGGTACGAAGCGGGGTCGCTTCGTCGACCCGGAACGCCGGATCTTCGAGACGGACCTGCAGCTGAAGGGGTTTGCCCACCTCCATTCACAGACCGTGGCCTCTGTCTCCGGCCGTATTCAGCTGCGCTGGAAGAGACGAAACGATGCGGAGCTTCTCGATGCCAACTCGTGGCGCATCGCGTCCTGGCGCACGAAGAAGCTGAAGCTCCATCGAGCGCCCCGACGACTGTTCCAGGAGGTTCTCGCGCACGCACTTCCCGAAGAGGACACACTGCGCCGAGCCCGACACTCGGAGCACGAGAGGTTGGTCGCCCGCTACCTGAAGGACCCTGAGGGCTTCCAGGCCCCGACTCCCCACTTTCACCTTGCCTCCCACGATCGTCATCCAGGAATCGCCGTGATCGACATCGATGGTGATGGGGACGACGACATCTATGTGATGGTGCGCTGGGGACCGAACCAGCTGCTGGTAAACGACGGGAACGGCCACTTCGAAGAGCGGGCGGCCGAGGTCGGCCTCGACATCGAAGACCACTCTGCCGCCGCCGTCTTCGCCGACTTCGACAACGACGGCGACCCCGACGTCTTCGTGGGCCGCACCCTGGCGCCGAGCGTCTACCTGGAGAACGTCGAGGGGCGCTTCGTGGAGCGCGCTGATGGCATGAGCGGCGGCCCCATGCCGAATCTGGTCGCCTCGCTCTCAGCCGTCGACTACAACGGCGACGGCCTGCTCGACATCTACGCCTCCACCTATGCCGCCAACATCATCGTCAAGCAGTACAAGACGAGACGAATCAGGGCCTCCCGTGGAGCGGGGGCGGCACCGGATTTACTCCTCGAGGAGTTCCTGCCCGAAAGAGATGCAAAGCGTCTGCTGGAGCTGTCCGCCTCCGCCGGTTCCCACGAGTACCTCCTCCTTCCCGGCCCGCCCAACCTCCTGCTCACGAACCAGGGTGGAGGTCGCTTCTCCCACGATCCCCAGAACGCTCCGCTCCGCCTGTTCTCCAACACCTATCAGGCCACCTGGTCCGACTTCGACCGGGACGGTGATCCGGACGTCTATCTGGCCCATGATTTCTCGCCCAACCAGTTCTTTCGCAACGAACTCGCCGGGAAGTTCACGGACATCACCGAG from bacterium includes:
- a CDS encoding VCBS repeat-containing protein, translating into MNLFGLLVLAFVSFLIGCGPEQRDDATPVQPARPAVPEAKWQEMLDSEALLDALGPSFRSLARSVENLRVPDAQSVGLFDLLVETADLPADSLQTGTPRSETLPREVLEGKAGALTPPRAPSDLDLLRPLLDRVTRFERVGLGTKRGRFVDPERRIFETDLQLKGFAHLHSQTVASVSGRIQLRWKRRNDAELLDANSWRIASWRTKKLKLHRAPRRLFQEVLAHALPEEDTLRRARHSEHERLVARYLKDPEGFQAPTPHFHLASHDRHPGIAVIDIDGDGDDDIYVMVRWGPNQLLVNDGNGHFEERAAEVGLDIEDHSAAAVFADFDNDGDPDVFVGRTLAPSVYLENVEGRFVERADGMSGGPMPNLVASLSAVDYNGDGLLDIYASTYAANIIVKQYKTRRIRASRGAGAAPDLLLEEFLPERDAKRLLELSASAGSHEYLLLPGPPNLLLTNQGGGRFSHDPQNAPLRLFSNTYQATWSDFDRDGDPDVYLAHDFSPNQFFRNELAGKFTDITEETGTADIGFGMGVGWGDYDNDGRQDLYVTNMYSKAGNRITEFFGEADPRFRKMAHGNSLFRNTGERFELVSGKGGLEVEIAGWSWGGQFADFDNDGFLDLYALSGYYTTPPEVESVADI